AATTGCGCACAGTTAAGGCTCTAGAGGTACAACTGCATCAAACCTGTTTCCCAGATAGCCAGATCTTGTAAACAAACCCTGTAGGCTCATGTACCAAAAATATGTGAACGGAGGACTTCATTTCCTCATTAGACTTGCTCCAATCCATACTGTATCCTAGCGTAACAATTGTGGGGGATGCTTTTCACAATTATTAATAGTTTGTCTGGGTCTGTCATTACTGTGTTGTGCCTGAGTCAGACATGGGGGTGGATATTTCACCCTGGTGGGCTGACTGAGAAGCAGAGCCTACCCACACAGGGGGAAAAGGTGGAGGCTCTTTCTAAAAAAGTAGAGTAATTATCCAGAAAAAAGTGACTTTTGTCCCTGAATAGGATGTACACACAgggagctattctggaatagtttaagaacataagaaaggcaatactaggtcagaccaatggtccatctagcccagtatcctgtcttccgacagcagccagtgccagatgcttcaaagggagtgaacagaacaggacagtgatccatcccctgatgcCCATTTCCagttctggcagtcagaggtttaggggcacccagaggatggggttgcatccctgaccatcttggttaatatcctatcctctgtgaattagcaaattcttttttggacccagtcacaTCTTTGGCTTCactgcatcccctggcaatgagttccacaggttgatggtgtgttgtgtgaagaagtacttcctgtttgtttgtttgtttttgttttgttttaaacttgctccctattaatttcattggctgacccctggttcttgtgaagggataaataatacttccctattcactttctctgcagCTCAAGGTTGCAGCTGCTGACTATGCTTTGTTCTGAGGGCATGCATGCATAatattgatttctttttaaactatAATTGCCACTTTGTTAGGTTCAGTGCTCCAAAGAGTGGCATTTTGACCATTGTAGACCCAGCACTTTTGAATCCTCCTGCTCCCCTTTCAGTGCATCCTCAGGTCTTCTTGAAGCAGTATCTGTTAACCTGACAGGCCTGATTATGAAATGGAGCCTGTGTAAAGTATGGGACTGACCCCAGCTACTGTGCCAGTCAGAGTACACTGCTCTGAACCTTCCTTCGGGACACACCTGACTGGCACTAGCCTGAGAGACAGGGCACTAGCAGTAGACAAAGGAAAGTAACTTTTACTAAACTCTCCTTTTATTTAGAAAAGCTTTTTTGTTTAGGGCAGAACTTGCTTTCTGGAGCAGTTTCTCCAAACCCTCTGAGCTCTGTCACTGGGCTTGACTTACCACAGGCAGTATGTTCTTGGGTCAGGTGTTCAGGAGTTAAAGAGCAACTGCTTCTTGTACCCTGGACTTTTCCTTAAATCCACAAACCTCCTCAAACCTCAAAGGTAACGCAGAGGATATCGGattgcagagggaggggggagtaaTCCTTCCAGCTGGAGAGGATAAAGTTTGATCTCTTCCACACTGAAGGTTGGGAACAATGGGAGCTTTCTGCTGGAGCAGGATTTCAAAAGCCCGCTGAAGAATACTTTGTTGTAGATCACTGAGGATATTGGCAGATGCCCTTCACTAGCTTTGTGTGCTGTTCTCACAGTTCCAGTGTCCAGTAGCCTGAAGCACCTTTAACAAAGCAGGAACACGGTGTAAGACAGAGGTGGGAAATGCGAGCGGACAAAGACAGGAGGGGTTTTGTGGAGTGAGGGTGAGGCTGTCTTTGGAAGAGGCTGCTAGAGCCCTGACCAGCCTGCCTGGGCAGGGCAGTACAGGGGCCGTCACTTAGGTTATTTATGAAGTACGTGGGGTGTATTGTTGACATATGGAGTCTCACTCCATGGAAATGCCTGCCCCAATGCACTGTTTGAAGCTAACTCACTGCTAGTGTGTCTGATCTCTGGGTGTGCTACAGGACATTCCCCCACCTCTCCTCTCTTTCCACAGATCGCCTTGGTTCACGGTTCTCTCTGCTCACTGGGGAAGACGTGTGAATGCGCACTACCCCCACGGCTCCACTCTTCTGCTGGTCCAGGAGATCGCCTCCTGCAGGGCTCGCTTTGCCGCTGCTCTTTGTGGTCCCTACACCAGGCTGCAGCCATCCACAGGGAGAGAAATACACCCACACTGGGACAAGTTACAGCTGCCGTCTCCCAGCTGGGTCTGGCCTTAGCCCTTGCTGCTTTAAAACTCCGTTCCACTATTACAGCCTAGTCCTTATGCGGTGGAATTTGAGTTTACGTAGAAGTGTCATGTTTCATCTGCGTATATACCGCAGCATACGTATTAGCTCTGTAACCCAGATAATAACGGATTGGACTGACCCTCTTCTACCCCCACAttgggtgggttttgtttttttgtggctGTGGAATCCTAGTCAATTCTGCCTCTTTTAAGGGCTGATTTGTGTATTGTTCCTGATCTTTGATGTCTCTTTACTTTACATTAGGATGAAGCAGCAGCCCATTTCTCGTGAAAATAGTGCTTTGTGTAACTGAATTGACATTTGGCCTTGATACCTGTATCTTCTGATAACTGAAACAaatttctaaaataaatattgtactttgATCTTCCAGTCCTGCATTTTAATGACAGCTCTGAACATCACTTCATTAAGAATACATTTCAGGAGACCGAAATGCTGCGAGTTTGAACACTAATTATTAGTACAGAAAATTACTCCTGCAACATTTCATTATTCTGCCCATTGTTTGTTCCGGAAACTAGAAATTCCCCCTCGATTTTTTAAGTCAATTGCTTCCATCCATGAGGAGTTTATGGCACCCGAGATATGGATTCCGTATGGGAACTTAATCCAACTTTCTACTAACTGTTTTGCAATGTAACAAATCATTCTGGATATTCAAAATACGTGGAGAAATAATTTATGTGAAGGGGAAAGGGAAACACCGGCGCGTTCAATTGCTTTAAAAATTGCACCTTTGACTTCCATTTCGTTTCTGAATTTTATTATTCAAATTACCCCTCAATCAAAGATACAATTCACCCGTGAAAAAGATCTCGATAGAAATCAGATCAAACTTGTAAAAGTTTAGGGACGGTGAAAGTGACATAGCCTGACGTGTGGGTGGTTCGCTTATTACAtctccaggaaaggtacatgttATCAGAATGGGCAGGAATGAGGATCCTATCCACTGTGTGTTGTGTCACGGCGACTCGAACCTCTTGTATTGCCCTGAGTGTTGCTTCTGGAGTAAAACGGGATGTACTTGCGTTTCTGTCCCTTGCCTAAACAAAACGGGAAGTTGGCTTACCCTGGCTGCGTCCAAGGAGCCCCGGGCACTGACATGTAAAATGTGTGCGTGTTCAAGTCACCCGGGAAAAGCCTTCTCTGAAATATCCCGGAGCCCCCAAAGGACCAGCGGGACGGCCCAGAGTGAGCGCCTTGCCTCTGATCTCCAGCGATTCGATGCCTCTATTGTTGGAGCGCTGGAGCTGCTGCATTCGCTCGCATGGTTCCAATCAGATGTAAACATTTCGCAACTCTCTGGGAGGAGAGATCACACGCAAGGCACGGCCAGCATTTGGTTTTAAGTTTGCTTTGGAATTCATGTGTCCTACTACGGCGCTCTTCGATCGTTTGTCATAGCTGTTACCATCCTAACCAGGGGTGCTGGAGACCAGTAATTACCAGCTCCTCCTCGCCCTCTGCTATCAAGCGAGGACAACAAGAAATGACCGCCCTAAAACTATACATTTCAAACATACAAACAGACCCAGATGTCAGCTTCCCCGAATAATTCACCAAGTTGGGCGCGTCTTTATCTCTAGGTTATACATGGCAGAGAAGTCTTGAGCATCAGCAAAGGGGCTGAATCGATTTAAAGGCTCGGGACTGTTGTACTCATTTCCATAGTATCGATCTGATGAGGCATTTACAAGTCACAGGGAAGAGCCTCAAGTGACTCCTGCCTGAGGGGGTCAGTGTCAcggaggggggggagcagcgggagcCCATACTTCTCCCCAGGACTCAATACGGAGCCGTGGGAGAGGACTTGGCACTTTAATCCCTTCAAAGAAACCGATCTAACTCAAGCCCCACCACCCTTGGAAGTCGTTGAGAGGCCAGTGATTGTTTCTACAGGGAAGCCAGATAAAGATCTCTGTGTGCTGCCGTTTAAAAAGGCTTCCTTGGCAACGTGAATACAATCCACCCCGACGGCTACGGGCAGGCTCGAGTTACCTGGGGAAGCAGTTACCGAAATGTGCGCgaagggcggggcagggcacGAACTGCCCGAAAGTTTGGCCAAGATCGTCCTGAACCTCCTTGTCTGTCACGTGTCCGGATCGCCGGCCGCTCGCTGTGTGCCCCGCCCGGCGGGGATGAGACCGCGCCGGCGGGGCTAGTTCTGCCGGCGGCGGAGGGGTCGCACCGCCGAGGCAAAGCGCGGGGCAGAGCCGGAGGGGAAGGGCGCGAGCGTGACTCTCGCACGCACCGAACGGCGGGCGCGCGGCGCTCGGGTTCAGCTCGCGCCCTGCCTGCAGCACGCGCGCAGCTGGGCAAGGCGGTGGGCGCCGCTGCGAtccgaacgcggggccgggagggGCTCGGAAACCACGGGCGGGTTTGCTACGGAAAGTTTTCTCGCCCACGTGGGCCAAAGCCAGTTCGATGTTAAAGCACAGGCGGGGCCCCAGAGCTGGGAGGAACAGAGCCAGTGACGCTGCGGGAGGCCAACAAGCGGCTTAAGCCGAGATCTGAGTAATAGTTTCCAGTTTCCCAATGTTGCCACCCGTACTATAGTTCAAACAGTTTAGCGGAGCCAGCCAAACTGGGAGGCGTTTTACACACACCCGTTcagtttaacacacacacaaccaacaGAGACGCACACCTGCATTTAAAAAAGTCATGTCTTTTACACACCTTTAtatcaccctccccccccccaggaaaaTAACACTTTCTCTGTTATTTTCGCAGGCTTTAAGTTTTAATACCGATTGCACGTGATCAAAGAACCCATTTTAACTCCACTACATCGACCTCTGGCTTGAGCCCAGAGCCACAGTAATTACAGAAAACACAGAGCACAGATTGCTCTTCCTGAAACCAGCACCGGAGCGGGAAAAGTGTGCGTTTGGTAGCTAAGCAATATCAATGGAGTTCGCTTTTCTCAgcttcaggagagagagagaaaaaattgtaGGGAAGTTTTCCAGCTGGGATCCACCAACCCCGCTCAGGTGAACTTGCTGTGTTTGTATTGTTACTTTGAGTCATCAAACTCTAACAGCGGAATCCGCAGGCAGATTTCTCTGGGGATAACAAAGACACATTGTCACTTTAGGGCTCTGCTACAAATCcttaattgcaaaaaaaaaaaaaaagcaaggggtggggggatccAGTGTCTTGAGCATCCAATGCGTGGGTCTCCCCAGGCGGTAAGGGGCCCTTTGATCAAGAAAATCCAATTATTTGTGTATATACATTTCCCACATAGTGATTACTTCATTAATTGTCCCGCCTTTAtctcctcccttcccatccccccTAATAATCAGTTCTTTTATCCAGACCAACAAACACACCATAGGAGCTTTGTGGATTCAAAGGATTTGCTTTCGCTTCTGAAAGAGCCGCTATTCTTTGATGATTGGGTAGCGGCAAACTTCAAAGCCATAAATCTTCCCTCTGACTGGCTGGCGGCCCAGCAAAGTCCTTATCAAATTCTTGGAGGTGATCCTGGTGCAGTCAGACAGTCCGCGCAGATCTCGCagcgcgggggggtggggtgggccgGACGCAGAGCAAAGAGAtcagagggaaggagagagaaggaagCTGGGCAGCTCCTCGTCTTCCCCTTGGCGTCTCCATGCCTCGGCACTGCCCCGGTGTCCTCCCCTCGCTCCGGGAGCAGTAACCATGGCCGCAGTGGCCGTACTCCGGAACGACTCCCTGCAGGCTTTCCTCCAGGTCAGTACCGGCGCCGCCCaaggagagcccagccctggaggggtgggggggaggtggagaaTCGCTGTGTCTCTCTCACTCTGACAAAGACGAACCGAAGTTTGAAGTTATGGGGGAGACAGCGCTCCAAGTAACGCTAAAGCAGGGAGCAGCCAGGCTACTTTGATCTGGGGCTCGCCAAGGCAGTGTCAGCCCCTACCCGTAAGAGGCTTGCTCCAGGTGAAAGGACAGGTCTCAAGTAAGCTACAGAAATATCCTTGGATTAATAACGCCCCACTCCGTTTAGAGTCCGGCTGGCCACTAGATGAAGAAGCTCCTTGGGGGCTCAAACCATTCGCTTGCAACGGGCGCTGTAAACAATCACTCCTGGGCTACGGAGCAGCGTCGGGGGGTTGAGTGATGGGCATTCACTTCTGTATGCGGGACCTAGAGTTACTTGAGAGATCACAAAGCAGGCGTGTGTTCAGAGAGCGGGAGAGCCGCTTGTTGCGGCCTGTCCTGCCGCTGACTCCGGCTTCTCTTTACAGACAGCTCAGTATTGTTTGGGGAAAGTTTCTGCCCATGTGATGAGCGATCGGAGCTCTCCGGTTCCCTGGAGAACGCACAGAAACTTTCctgttccttgagctgcagcGTCCGCGGTGGGTGGAAAGGGGAGATGATCGCGGGGTAGGCAGCGGTTAGTGACCTGgtctttctcctccctcccccacatgcaggaTCGCACCCCCAGCGCCTCTCCAGACTTGGCGAAGCACTCGCCCCTGGCGCTCTTGGCCGCCACCTGTAGCCGGATCGGACAGCCGGGCGCCGCCCCTTCGGATTTCCTGCAGGTCTCCTACGacccagctctgggatccccagccAGGATCTTCCACCCGTGGAGTAGCGAGATGCCAGCCCATTCCCCCGGGGGGCTCCCCCCTCCGCATCCCAGCCTGGGGCTCACCCCCCAGAAGAGCCACCTGCAGCCTTCCTTCGGGGGCGCTCACGagctgcccctcacccccccggCTGACCCGTCCTACCCCTATGAGTTCTCCCCAGTCAAGATGCTCCCTTCCTCCATGGCCGCCTTACCCTCCAGCTGCCCCCCGGCCTACGTCCCCTACGCCGCCCAGGCCGCGCTGCCTCCCGGCTACTCCAACCTGCTGCCCCCGCCGCAGCCCTGCCGgcagctctcccccaccccggcgCCCGAGGACATCCCCTGGTGGAGCCTCCAGCAGGCGGGGGCGCCGGGCGGCTGCAGCCACCGCTTCCCTGCCGCCGCCCTGCCCAGGAGCCTGGTGCTGGGCCCCTCGGACCTGGCCCAGTACCAGACGCAGATCGCCGCCCTGCTGCAGACCAAGTCACCCCTGGCGGCCACGGCCCGGCGTTGCCGCCGCTGCCGCTGCCCCAACTGCCAGGCGGCGGCGGGCAGCGCCCCGGAGGCGGAGCCGGGCCGGAAGAAGCAGCACATCTGCCACATCCCGGGCTGCGGCAAGGTCTACGGCAAGACCTCGCACCTGAAGGCGCATCTGCGCTGGCACACGGGCGAGCGGCCCTTCGTCTGCAACTGGCTCTTCTGCGGCAAGAGCTTCACGCGCTCGGACGAGCTGCAGCGGCACCTGCGGACTCACACGGGCGAGAAGCGCTTCGCCTGCCCCGAGTGCGGCAAGCGCTTCATGCGCAGCGACCACCTGGCCAAGCACGTGAAGACCCACCAGAACAAGAAGCTCAAAGCCGCGGGCGACGGCGTGAAGCGGGAGGACACGCGGGGCCTGTGAGCCGGGTccgccgcccggcccggccggAGAGATTCGGGACCCACCGCCCCGCCTGAGGGGCCCccgagcccggagccctggcccGGGAGCCTGGAGGACCTGCGATGCGGGCCCCGCAGccctgggaggggcaggagccgagcccaggTCGGGGAGAGCGCTGGGCTTTGCTGCCTTCTCCCGGGGCGGGGGCTCTAGCCCTGGGAGGGCGCCCGAGGACCTGCCCCCGGCCCGGGAGGGCCCAAGCTCTGCGCCCCGGTGGGGCTCTAGGAATTGGAGCCCTGCCCTGGAGGTACAGGGCCCCCCGGCGGCACTGCCCTGTGTACGTCCCATTGTCCTAAGAAGCCCTTGGACAAGTCCCCTTCTCTGGCCCCAGGGCAAAGATGCGGGAAATACGTGACTCCTTTCCGCCTTGCTACTGGCATCGGGATCTTTCTGGCTGTGGCTCAGTGGGAGTGAAGTGCCAGCTGTTCCCAGCGCTCTGTCCCGCTCCCTTCCAGGGGGAGCTCTGGACGCAGGCTGGGCCGCAGGATCACTCCCCCACTTTGGAAACGGGGTTACTTACAATCGTCTGCTCTAAGCCAGTAAACAGGAGCAGCAGCGTTAGTCTGGGGACCTGGCTCTTGGTTCCTCGTTTCTTTCAGGGGAAGACACTGAACTTTTGTGTACAGGTTATTTAATAGCTTTGTTTGAATAAAAGTGTTTTTCTTGTCCTTGGCTCTACGCGGGGGCTCCAGCATGAGATGTTTCTGTAAAGCGACCTGCAACTGCAGcgtgaaaataaatacattaacacCGGGGTCACATTGGGAAGATCCCACTGAGTCGGTTTCATTTGATCTTTTCTTCCTTCTGAAGGCTTTATAAAACGCCGCAGTTTGAAGAACTATTTTATCGTTTATTTAGTCTGAACAAATGCACCGGCCACATTTATTTGGTAAACACCCAACTGTTGCAATAGCTTAAACCACAATCTGTTCCCCCACATTTCATGCTCCCAGATATCTTTGCCAAGACAAGACAAAATTTTCATAGTATACCATGGTATTCGACAGTAATAGAAGAAAGACTAACTTCCGCTGAGTGCACTTTACCTATAATACGGTCCAAATGTTTAACACTAAACTTTAACAACAGAGTACGAATTCACATTGATTTAGGAATACCGATTGAGAACTTTGTAAATGATCTAAAACTGGGGTCCTTTGGGCTGATGCTGCCTTCACGCCTTCTGGTATAGCCAAGTCATAGGCATAAAGGGGGAACAAAagatgaaaaaataattaaatcttcACAGAGCCCATGGTACAAACTATATTCTGAATCCGAGTACAGGTGGGAATAGTCACAGTTAATATACCCTTCTTATATGAAAAGAAATGCATGACAGCATGATATTGTGGTCAGCTTTAACTAGCCATTTCCTGCCTTTTGTTGGGCTATGTCACAGCACGATTAAAAATACTTttgatattttaattttcttttagttTAACTATTGCACTATTTTGGGGGTAGGGTATATACAATGCTCCCTCTCCTATCCAAGAGGCCAAAATGATTGTCAAGTAACTTGAGTAAGTCAAGATCTAGGGATTTTTTTACACACAGTTATACATTTGAAAAATGGTATTTACCAATAAACTAGTACAGCTCCCGTTGAGGCATTATCAgtcatgtatgtatgtatttagcCACTGTATACTGTTACCAAATGTCTTTTAAAAGTACTGTAGTTACTGTATTTTACATTAGGCAGTTTGctaataaaaaattaaagtcattataaaaaaaatcaaacccaatCTTTGACTAATCACTTGCtaaatttcacttttaaaaataggaactaatATATTAACAATTCTCTACTGGATATAATCATAAACCTCCATTAATTATCAATAAAATAGTCAAAGGTTCTTTTAACAAATTggtcaaaactttgtttttaggTTGAATATTACATGTCAAATTTCAGGCTCAAATAGCCCTGCAAAGTGGGTATTGTAATAGAAGTTCTGGGACAACCTTAATTATAAATAGAGATATTGGTTGCCAGACAGCTTTTAATCAAGTGTTGGAGttagcaattttaaaaatatttataatgtttAATGATAGTAAATGTAAAATTGGTGGTGTTATATATTTGTTAAGATTTGATCTCTCTATAAAAAGAACCCAATTCAAAAGTACTCCAGTGAACCTTAACATCTGAAACACTTAGGAGTTCCTGTCTAATTTGTAATTCTCCAAAATTGCATATAGCATCTATAGGAGAATATATTCATTTGGATGATCCTAAAATAATTTCTGCAGCAATAATTTCAGGGTTAAAGTATTAAATTAACGGGATATAATGAGCTAATGGCTATTAAAGATTCTTGCATATCTACTCTATAATATCTTATATGACAGAAATAGTTTAGTtttaatgaatgaatgaaattCTGTTGCGAAATATACTACATTATATTAATATTAGATATTAGATATAACTTTAGGCTGCTGGTACTTCTTCATGACATTATTTATATTGTAAAGAAGAAAGCAACAATAGCAGGGAAAATGATAGGCATAGAGAGGGTCCAGATCCAGAGGTCCTCACTCAGGTAACACTTTCACTGAGACAAGATCAGGCCCTGAATATGTTAACTATGTAATgattttcaattttaaaagattttctaGTATGAAATGGCTTCTTCTATCCTTCCTTTCTTTGGGATTAAGTCATATTAAGTGGTTAGTACAAGTAACTCAATAAGATATAGAGAGCCTCAAATTTAGCACTGGTTTAAATAGGAATTTGTTTCACAAAACAGGGAAattaccaatttttaaaaaattattcaaTTCCATGTACAGTTCAATTCTATTTGCAACGGAAATGGACAGTGCTGTTGTTGATAGCAATGGGGAGAAAGGACGTAAAGTTTTACAGTGTGAAAGCTCCACtcaaatataatataaatataaagtttcagagtagcagccgtgttagtctgtatccgcaaaaagaacaggagtacttgtggcaccttaaagactaacaaatttattttagcatgagctttcgtgagctacagctcacttcttcggatgcatagaatggaacactgtctgtgtgttccattctatgcatccgaagaagtgagctgtagctcacgaaagctcatgctaaaatataTTTGTTAATAAATATAAAGGACTTTGATGTTGCCATAGTAcaatggccttttgctgctaaaAAAATGGTAAGACCAAAGTGAAGCACAAATATGAGGTGAATCAAGCTATTTGTTGTTTTATAGCAGGAGTTTGGTCTGTAACAAATGCAG
This region of Mauremys mutica isolate MM-2020 ecotype Southern chromosome 10, ASM2049712v1, whole genome shotgun sequence genomic DNA includes:
- the SP5 gene encoding transcription factor Sp5; this encodes MAAVAVLRNDSLQAFLQDRTPSASPDLAKHSPLALLAATCSRIGQPGAAPSDFLQVSYDPALGSPARIFHPWSSEMPAHSPGGLPPPHPSLGLTPQKSHLQPSFGGAHELPLTPPADPSYPYEFSPVKMLPSSMAALPSSCPPAYVPYAAQAALPPGYSNLLPPPQPCRQLSPTPAPEDIPWWSLQQAGAPGGCSHRFPAAALPRSLVLGPSDLAQYQTQIAALLQTKSPLAATARRCRRCRCPNCQAAAGSAPEAEPGRKKQHICHIPGCGKVYGKTSHLKAHLRWHTGERPFVCNWLFCGKSFTRSDELQRHLRTHTGEKRFACPECGKRFMRSDHLAKHVKTHQNKKLKAAGDGVKREDTRGL